A portion of the Aphelocoma coerulescens isolate FSJ_1873_10779 chromosome 11, UR_Acoe_1.0, whole genome shotgun sequence genome contains these proteins:
- the N4BP1 gene encoding NEDD4-binding protein 1 isoform X2, with the protein MAARRTPHGSAPGPRVDEFTVPAEKSRLLERSRGRIEGLFEVRLAVLGAQADWRPALPPPNASARIWVQLAGCTKAVGSAKEYIKGLCEPELEEKEYYPKDMHCIFVGAQSLFLNSLIQDTCADVTVLEMGLLSIKGGAEAVVMAQSHVQQFVKLFENNESLLNDNESEIKKQFRQFVEAHADKYTMDLLILPSALKRELLALTQTDASAGESDIIDLTGSESPEVLGQNSTSKVVAANRDGRADGEEARSNAGTPVTELTKQMDTVFSDAPETRFVPVKDPVLEAVAFKERHSCKRRSSDEEERLPKKHFSLENDQQVKSALHKNPSDTDAVIDLVLDSCNESDGSTYCLKEGDALTEEMEYKILVNFFRTMGYSQNIVEKVIGILGQSVEPLILLEEIEKENLKYKKEHEQSSQKPRTINLPLGNNVNNSQKLEDRGISRNKSPLKSGHTSKETKNEYHKVRGAPDTQVGAEDKMHRLIHKSASPPSKNSVLCYKQRDVYGPGKNHSSRSSNMETDGGATFSTVQAGALKDVDFVARGSSDVPWISSKSKTAFQQQSAGPSTVQNSHPGSEQQLGPCSSSQVRPLHQRLSQTSHCDNPVPDQLLSSQKHPSNPDRDTVGPHPDHSVTGVQRFLDSLKKPYRLELINEPGKPYLKHIIIDGSNVAISHGLRKFFSCRGIAIAVDYFWKRGHRNITVFVPQWRTRRDPSITEQNFLTQLEDVGILSLTPARMVLGARIAAHDDRFLLHLAVKTGGVIVTNDNFREFVTESFAWREIIQKRLLQYTFAGDIFMVPDDPLGRNGPRLDDFLRSEGCSSSFRNCW; encoded by the exons ATGGCGGCCCGCCGGACACCGCACGGCTCCGCGCCGGGGCCCAGGGTGGATGAGTTCACCGTCCCCGCCGAGAAGAGCCGCCTCCTGGAGCGCAGCCGGGGCCGCATCGAGGGTTTGTTCGAGGTGCGGCTGGCCGTGCTGGGGGCGCAGGCTGACTGGcggccggcgctgccgccgcccaaCGCCAGTGCCAGGATCTGGGTGCAGCTGGCGGGCTGCACGAAGGCCGTGGGCAGCGCCAAG GAGTACATCAAGGGTCTGTGTGAACCTGAACTAGAAGAAAAGGAGTACTACCCAAAGGACATGCACTGCATCTTTGTTGGTGCACAGAGCCTGTTTCTCAACAGTCTTATTCAGGATACCTGTGCTGATGTAACAGTGCTGGAAATGGGATTGCTCAGTATTAAGGGGGGTGCAGAAGCTGTTGTTATGGCTCAAAGTCATGTGCAGCAGTTTGTGAAGCTCTTTGAGAATAACGAAAGCTTATTAAATGACAATGAATCAGAGATTAAAAAGCAGTTCAGACAATTTGTGGAAGCACATGCAGATAAGTATACAATGGATTTACTGATTTTGCCTAGTGCACTAAAAAGAGAACTCTTAGCTCTCACCCAAACTGATGCTTCTGCAGGGGAGAGTGATATCATAGATCTCACAGGTTCTGAAAGCCCTGAAGTGCTTGGACAGAACAGCACCTCCAAAGTTGTTGCTGCAAACAGAGATGGAAGGGCAGATGGGGAGGAAGCAAGAAGCAATGCTGGCACACCTGTCACTGAGCTTACAAAGCAAATGGACACCGTGTTTTCTGATGCTCCTGAAACAAGGTTTGTTCCTGTAAAGGACCCTGTGTTAGAGGCAGTGGCCTTTAAAGAGAGGCACTCATGTAAAAGAAGGTCTTCTGATGAGGAAGAAAGGCTCCCTAAAAAGCATTTCTCTTTGGAAAATGATCAGCAAGTGAAATCTGCTTTACACAAGAATCCTTCAGATACTGATGCAGTTATTGATCTGGTTTTGGACAGCTGCAATGAATCAGATGGTTCTACTTACTGTCTTAAAGAAGGTGATGCTCTCACTGAGGAAATGGAATATAAGATTCTTGTGAACTTTTTCAGAACAATGGGATATTCCCAAAATATCGTAGAAAAAGTTATTGGTATCCTAGGACAATCTGTAGAACCACTAATATTGCTAGAAGaaattgaaaaggaaaatttaaagtATAAAAAAGAACATGAACAGTCATCTCAAAAGCCTAGAACTATCAATCTTCCTTTAGGAAATAATGTAAATAATTCACAAAAGCTAGAAGACAGAGGGATTTCTAGGAATAAAAGTCCACTTAAATCTGGTCATActtcaaaggaaacaaaaaatgaaTATCACAAAGTAAGAGGTGCTCCAGACACACAAGTTGGTGCAGAAGATAAAATGCATAGATTGATACACAAATctgcttcccctcccagcaAAAATTCAGTTCTATGCTATaaacagagagatgtttatGGTCCTGGTAAGAATCACAGCTCAAGGTCAAGCAATATGGAAACTGATGGTGGGGCAACTTTCAGCACTGTGCAAGCTGGAGCTCTAAAAGATGTTGACTTTGTAGCCAGAGGGAGCTCAGATGTGCCGTGGATCTCAAGTAAGAGTAAAACTGCATTTCAGCAACAATCTGCAGGGCCCTCAACTGTACAAAACAGCCACCCTggttctgagcagcagctgggaccCTGCAGCTCTTCTCAAGTGAGGCCTCTCCACCAGCGCCTTTCCCAAACCTCACATTGTGACAATCCTGTCCCAGACCAGTTACTGTCTTCACAAAAACATCCTTCGAATCCAGACAGAGATACAGTGGGACCACATCCAGATCATTCAGTTACTGGAGTTCAAAGATTTTTGGACTCTCTGAAGAAGCCATACAGACTGGAGTTGATAAATGAACCTGGAAAACCATATTTAAAACATATAATTATTGATGGAAGCAATGTTGCAATTTC TCACGGTCTGAGGAAATTCTTCTCCTGTCGAGGAATTGCAATAGCTGTTGACTACTTTTGGAAACGTGGCCACAGAAATATTACTGTATTCGTTCCACAGTGGAGAACAAGACGTGACCCTTCCATTACAG AGCAGAATTTCTTAACACAACTCGAGGATGTTGGAATATTGTCTTTAACCCCTGCAAGGATGGTTTTAGGAGCAAGAATTGCTGCTCATGATGACAG